The Salvia miltiorrhiza cultivar Shanhuang (shh) chromosome 2, IMPLAD_Smil_shh, whole genome shotgun sequence DNA window TAAAAGTTGCACAAGTagtgttttatatatatacatttatttaaagaaaaaggttcaggtgcagattggcccctgAAGTGTGAGCCATTATAGCGATTTGCtccccttactcactgtgtgtgcatcCCCTAAACTTCAAAACATCGCACATTTAAGCCCCTCTGACCTAACTCCGTCAGTCAACGTTagttactaattttttttattatttttttaattctaatggtggggcccaccttcctttcttcttcttcttcttcttcttcttcttcttctaccttTATACTAATGGCTTCCGATCCAGAATCCACTCTAACAACCTCACTTTTAATCTCAACTAACGAACTCGAAGACGATCTCCGcgcttcctcctcctcatccgCCCTCCTATCCACCGCCTCCCACCCCTACTCCCCCAGGAAAACCGTCGCCGCCACCCTCGTATTCATCTCCCTCGTCATCTCCACCGTCGTCGCTCTCTCCGCCGCCACCGCattcttcttcctctttttctCCTTCGCATCTACCCCCGCCCAAAACCCTAGCCTGGGTTCAACCGCCGCGCTCTCCCTGCCCCTCTCCAAGTTCAAGCACCTCGCCATCCTAATTGTGGGGCCCACTCCAAGCTCAAGCACATCTCCTTCCTCTTTTTCTGTAGAATTGATCCCTAATTTGTGAATTAGGGATTTTGCAGTCCATTCAATGGCAAAACTCGGGGATCCTTTAATCTacatgagagagaaaaagaatgaGTGAAGGATTAGAGAGGGTGGCGGGTAATGGCTTGTTATGAggcggtggtggttgttctTCTCCGTTCAGACGAGGTAGTGGCGGCGGGTGTTGCCTGTTGTGGTGACTCGCGGTGATGTGTAGGCCGATTTAGTGGCGGATAAGGCGGTCGTTGGTGGTGGATCTGGAATTTTTGAGGTCATTTTCTGACATTGATAGAGAATTGTAGAGGAACACTTATTTTGGGATTAGGTTCAGAAAACCCTTAACTGATGAGCTTGAATGATACCCGAGCTGGAGAGGGCTTTGAGAGGCGGTGGCGGGCGACTGGTGTTGCCGGAGTTCCGCCGGAGAGTTTTGAGGAGAAAAATAATCGGCTGATGGAAATTCCAGGGTTTTtgggatttttcttttttagggaTGAAGAAATTTTGCAACGAGGATTGCCCAAATTTTTTGGAGATTCGTCCCTTCTTGCCGGAGAATTTCAGAAGAAGATAAAATAAGCAATTATTATTGCCGGAAACTGGAAAAGAAATAGCTGGAAAACATGAAAATATTGCCGGAGAATTAAACATTACAAGTGGGCCCCAcaattagaataaaaaaaattactaactaACGTTGACTGACGGAGTTAGGTCAGAGGGGCTTAAATGTGCGATTTTTTAAAGTTTAGGGATTAAGTTGCACATACATTGAGTAAGGGGGAGCAAATCGCTATAAAGGCTCACACTTCAGGgacctatctgcaccttaaccctaaagAAAATGATATTTATCAAATCATCTTCATTACAACCTACTGGTTgcccacaaaaaaaaattgtgactagcgatattaatatgatatattcCATATACATACAAAGGTTTAGACGACCCTTAATTTCATATATGAAGTTTTTTtctttgaattatatatatagggttaggttcaatgaagaacaccaaatattcaaagaacagagaacattgaacatgtcagtaattcCCGGTGAACGTTAGACGTTcgtacaaataattttattgaacgtatGAGGTTTATGGGGTTCAAACCCTGATATATAAATCCGTTCAACATTCAATGGAGAAGTAAATGTATGCAGACATGAtatctacaccacacaaaggtgaaaaatataaagatgaaaaaaaatataatacaccttgaacccaagacctcccACAAAAGAAAATCTTGTGGTGCTTCAACTTTGTCACTAGTGTTAAGCCTCATTGGCAATTTCATATATGAAGTTATTAATCCTACAATTTGTCCATATTTAAACAACAAAATCATCttctaaataatattaaataattttttcaatttgttTTTCTTGAAAACATCAATCCCACCAAACAAACTAAAATTTCAACCCAATAAATATTCAAGGTGGACCTTGATTATTAaacatcaattaataaaatacgtATATACCTTGCAGAGACGTACTACTTGGAGTCTTGGACTAATCATAATTAGCCACTGAACTTAGAAGTCACTGCTAAGCAGTAGAGATCAAGCAATACTTCCAACtttatatttgtattatatTCTTTCAATATGTATCTTCTATACTATACAACTCATTTTAATAGTAGAtgacatcttttcatctctagcaaagcatattataaaaaaaatggagaaaaatattttctcaccttttcttatctatcatttttcaatattttttttttcaaccaaagtaaacgcacccttaaaACACTAGTTTTACAATCGTTCAATAGCTTATCTCCTACATGTAGAGAAAAATTGGGATTATTActaaaataagaatatttatgtatttatttaatattaaatataaaattactaaaatacccctagtgttttttgaaatttccaggggggcccagtgcccccactgCCCCCCCTCTGGCTACGTCAATGGTAGATGTAATGATATTATAATGTTACCAATTTTTTTGAACGGGAGAGTTTTTGTGTAAGATAATTAATCTTATCAGTCGGAATTTGTAAAATGGATTAAGGTATAGATTTAAACGTTAATAAGATATTAACGAAGTCCCCAAGGAGACACCAAGctgtgcgacctcctgtgtgtgaacagtgaggtctcaaGTACTTCTCCTCCCTAACTctcccaagtaaaaaaaaaaattaataataagatATTAacgaaattacaaatatattactGGTTAGGCTTAAACctgattttttattgttttgcgaatttcaaaccctaaaaacgatctttcacaattaaaatataagagCATGCATGCTGACACATAAAATTAGCTAGACTGTAGAAAAATGAACAGAGAAAAATATAACCAGTTCTTTTTTCTTGAAACATAGATTTATCGTCAATTATACAAGTTATTTCTTTCTTGGTGATTTCAAATTAGTACTTTTTTAGTGGACTAGTACaattttttagaagaaaaaaaatgagtagaaataattaatgtggCTTTATTATTGGATCAATTAAAAACGTTAATTTTTGACCCAAATATTCTTATTAGTGGAAAAAAATTGACCACCAATTTAGTAGTTAGCACTACTCATGTCCATGTAATGCATCCCAACCACTCAGcataacttataaatttatataataaccATTCATAATATGGCCAATATTGAAATATCCACATCACACCCACTTctcttattatttaatttaattcccaTTTTCTCCGCTCCTCTCTCATCACAATGAGTTGATGCCTTTTTTGTCATTTCACTATTCTTGTACATATCATTTTCATCCATTCGCCAAAGTCGCACTATTTCAAAACTCTAAATTTTATTAGTATATGATGATAGTAATTCATAATATCTTAGCTAGCCACGACACATTTTCTCCCTCCCCAAAAATGGTGCCTACCTCTCCAAACGGCCACACCACCCCACTCCTCCCAAAGGAGGCGGAGCCACCACATTCCGCCCCTGTATTCCGGCGGACAAGGCGGCGGACGCCCTCGTTCTCCTCGTCATCGCCTTCGAGCTCCTTCGACTCATCCTTTCGATCATCTTCATTCTCATTCAACGATGAATTCCCTCCATTTAGCCCAATTAGCACTCCTCTCATCAAATTCAAAGGTGTCCCATTTTCTTGGGAGCAAATTCCCGGAATCCCTAAACAACATTGCTCAAAGAAGGACTCCTCCGGCCACCTCCTCCCTCTCCCGCCGGCCGGGGCCACCACTGCCTCCGCCGCCAAGAAGCAAGAGGAAATTTCTCCCAAGAAAAGCAATAGGTTCCAAAGGGACGATCCATTCTTTGCAGCCCTTGTTGAATGCTCCAAagacggcggcgacggcggcagCGACGACGATCATTGCTTGAATTCCGGCAACATTGAGAAGGGCAGCTCCAAAATCACAAGATCTTTGAGTGATCGTTTTGGATTGATAAACATGTACACTTCTTGCAAGAGAACATGTGCCGTTTCCGAATCAATCGTCAATCTTCCAAGACAAACCTCCCATTACCTTCTCGATCGTCGATCCAGGTAATTAAGTAGGTCTCCTCATCCAATGCGATCAATAGATTAAGTTAAGTTAAATTCTTATCACTTTGGTCTTGCTACAAAATTAATCTCTCTTTAATTAAATGATCGAAATATTTTCTTGTATGCTTGATTTTGGACACGTCCCATCTGTCCGAAGTCATATGATgtagtaaaaaaaatagtaatttattGATCGTTTTGAACCTTGTTACTAGAAACAAGAGCATGTtactaatttttaatattttatgtaattttgtaCAAGTGCTGCAAAATTTGTCTCGTTTGTAAACGTTATGCAAAGTTGCAATTTTATTGGGAATTATGGATGGCATCCTTTCTGGAATGCATGTGAGTGATAATTTGGAAATGCAAGTTACAAAACCCCATGTGAAAACTGGACCACACATGTCCATTATTACTTACTACATTAATTAGTATTTAATATATAAGATAGCAATTATGCAACTCTTTTTATAAGGGCTATTGTATAGCAATTAGGTAAGTTTTGTACATAATAATTGTTGGAAATTAATGTTTGTTTTGTGGAAGTCAAGGTTATCGTAGCCTATTCTCTTTTACCCAAGCTTCTAGGTTTTGACTTTTCTTGGTAACCAAAAAGAGGTTTTGTAATTTGTGAGTATGGGAAAATTTGTCTATCGTAACCCCACACATGATATTGAATTATGAGGTTAGTGGGATTAAATTGTAGTACAAACTGactaaataaaactaacaaGTTGTGATTAATTAAGTAATGTatttagaaaaattaaaaatatagataTAATTATATATGGTTAGGTCGGATGACTTGGAACTAGTGTGATTGATGTTGCATGCATTAATGaatgagatttttgcaaatgcaTCCTATTCTTATGTACTAACTAATTTTGATGTTTAATTCTCGTTGATAACTGACTTAATTTAGAAATTTTATAAAACTTGAACATAGATAAAGTATTTTAACATATGAATTATATATAGTGTACAATTTTTAGCAGCATCTTTAAATATGTAAGAACATCTTTAATTGTTCACTCTATATTTTTAGCAGCATAGACTAAAATGCAGAGTAATTTCATATTGCTTTTCAAAAGTCAACTTTATATTTTTCACTCtacaatgaattttttttttaaattttctattattattaactaatatttttatataattgttAAATATTACTCTCTATGTCCCGGTCAAAGTggtgcacttcttttgggcacgagatttaaagagaataagattgtagtgtaaatgtgtttggggccacattgtttgtagtgtaaaattattaccaaaaaaggaaatgcaccacttACGGTGGAACagcccaaaaaagaatacgcaccactttcggtgggacggagggagtatatatttagttaaatttATATCTATGCTAAATctgttttatttatgttgttgcATTTCTTCTTTTATAAAATGTCTTTTATATAAAAGTGATTTTGTATTATATGTTATTGTCAAGGATCAGTATGGAGTATTTATTTGGggttttgacaaataaaatcacgaactatttcgagtttgcaattttaacgcgatttttgaagtgtggcggattaaatcaccacctttttaatttttgcaattacgTCCCCTTATTTTTTTTCGGTCGTCAGAGTGTTGAATTGAAGCTTATGtagattagtaaagacgacacTATTTTTGTGAGGCTTAAACGACGCCGTTTCTCATAATTTCAATTGAATCTTTCTCCAAATTATAAAGAGATTGTATCCTATGTTTGCACTATGATTTTCAATATTCatcaattttatagaaaacaaTGTCGTAACATAAATATTACATGGCaaactaatccacgtaaactcCAATTCAACAATTCGgcgatcgaaaaaaattggggg harbors:
- the LOC131009732 gene encoding uncharacterized protein LOC131009732, with protein sequence MVPTSPNGHTTPLLPKEAEPPHSAPVFRRTRRRTPSFSSSSPSSSFDSSFRSSSFSFNDEFPPFSPISTPLIKFKGVPFSWEQIPGIPKQHCSKKDSSGHLLPLPPAGATTASAAKKQEEISPKKSNRFQRDDPFFAALVECSKDGGDGGSDDDHCLNSGNIEKGSSKITRSLSDRFGLINMYTSCKRTCAVSESIVNLPRQTSHYLLDRRSR